One Capra hircus breed San Clemente chromosome 27, ASM170441v1, whole genome shotgun sequence DNA window includes the following coding sequences:
- the ZNF703 gene encoding zinc finger protein 703 — MSDSPAGSNPRTPESSGSGSGGGGKRPAAVSLLPPADPLRQANRLPIRVLKMLSAHTGHLLHPEYLQPLSSTPVSPIELDAKKSPLALLAQTCSQIGKPDPPPSSKLNSVAAANGLGAEKDPGRSASGAASASAALKQLGDSPAEDKSSFKPYSKGSGGGDSRKDSGSSSVSSSSSSSSSLSPGDKAGFRVPSAACTPFPPHGAPVSAPSSSSSPGGSRGGSPHHSDCKTGASGELDKKDQESKPSPEPAAVSRGSSGDPGPHGGGGGGEPGASGRKSEPPSALVGAGHVAPVSPYKPGHSVFPLPPSSIGYHGSIVGAYAGYPSQFVPGLDPSKSGLVGGQLSGGLGLPPGKPPSSSPLTGASPPSFLQGLCRDPYCLGGYHGASHLGGSGCSTCSAHDPAGPGLKAGGYPLVYPGHPLQPAALSSSAAQAALPGHPLYTYGFMLQNEPLPHSCNWVAASGPCDKRFATSEELLSHLRTHTALPGAEKLLAAYPGASGLGSAAAAAAAAASCHLHLPPPAAPGSPGSLSLRSPHTLGLSRYHPYGKSHLSTAGGLAVPSLPTAGPYYSPYALYGQRLASASALGYQ; from the exons ATGAGCGATTCGCCCGCTGGATCTAACCCAAGGACACCCGAGagcagcggcagcggcagcggcggcggcgggaagAGGCCGGCGGCGGTGTCCCTCTTGCCCCCGGCGGACCCCCTGCGCCAGGCGAACCGGCTCCCCATCCGGGTCCTGAAGATGCTGAGCGCTCACACCGGCCACCTCCTGCACCCGGAGTACCTGCAGCCGCTGTCCTCCACGCCCGTGAGCCCCATCGAG CTGGACGCCAAGAAGAGTCCTTTGGCGTTGCTGGCCCAGACTTGCTCGCAGATCGGCAAGCCGGACCCGCCGCCCTCGTCCAAGCTCAACTCGGTAGCGGCGGCCAACGGGCTGGGAGCGGAGAAGGACCCCGGCCGCTCGGCCTCGGGCGCCGCCTCGGCCTCTGCGGCGCTCAAGCAGCTGGGGGACTCCCCGGCCGAAGACAAGTCCAGCTTCAAGCCCTACTCCAAGGGTTCCGGGGGAGGCGACTCCCGCAAGGACAGCGGCTCCTCCTCTGTgtcctccagctcctccagctcctcctccttgTCCCCGGGAGACAAGGCGGGCTTCAGGGTGCCCAGCGCCGCCTGCACGCCCTTCCCCCCGCATGGAGCGCCGGTCTCCGCGCCGTCGTCCTCATCCTCCCCTGGCGGTTCCCGGGGCGGCTCCCCGCACCACTCTGACTGCAAGACCGGGGCCAGCGGGGAGCTGGACAAGAAAGACCAGGAGTCCAAGCCCAGCCCGGAGCCGGCGGCCGTGAGCCGCGGCAGCAGCGGGGACCCTGGCCCGcacggcggtggcggcggcggcgagccTGGGGCCTCCGGGCGCAAGTCGGAGCCGCCCTCCGCGCTGGTGGGGGCCGGCCACGTGGCACCGGTGTCGCCCTACAAGCCGGGCCACTCGGTGttccccctgcctccctccagcaTCGGCTACCATGGCTCCATCGTGGGTGCCTACGCCGGCTACCCGTCTCAGTTCGTGCCTGGCCTGGATCCCAGCAAGTCTGGCCTCGTGGGAGGCCAGCTGTCGGGGGGCCTGGGCTTGCCGCCGGGCAAGCCCCCCAGCTCCAGCCCGCTCACCGGGGCCTCCCCGCCGTCCTTCCTGCAGGGATTATGCCGAGACCCGTACTGCCTGGGAGGTTACCACGGCGCCTCGCACCTCGGCGGCTCGGGCTGCTCCACGTGCAGCGCGCACGACCCGGCCGGGCCCGGCCTGAAGGCGGGGGGCTACCCGCTAGTGTACCCGGGGCACCCGTTGCAGCCGGCCGCGCTCTCGTCCAGCGCCGCCCAGGCGGCTCTCCCCGGCCACCCTCTCTACACCTACGGCTTCATGCTGCAGAACGAACCGCTGCCGCACAGCTGCAACTGGGTGGCGGCCAGTGGGCCGTGCGACAAGCGCTTCGCCACCTCGGAGGAGCTGCTCAGCCACTTGCGGACTCACACGGCCCTGCCCGGCGCCGAGAAACTTCTGGCCGCCTACCCGGGGGCCTCGGGCCTGGGCAGCGCCGCCGCAGCCGCTGCGGCCGCTGCCTCCTGCCACCTGCACCtgcccccgcccgccgcccccgGCAGCCCGGGGTCGCTGTCCTTGAGGAGTCCACACACTTTGGGGCTAAGCCGGTACCACCCGTACGGCAAGAGCCACTTGTCCACAGCCGGGGGCCTGGCCGTGCCGTCGCTGCCCACAGCTGGACCCTACTACTCACCGTACGCGCTGTACGGACAGAGACTGGCCTCCGCCTCG